From Daucus carota subsp. sativus chromosome 6, DH1 v3.0, whole genome shotgun sequence, the proteins below share one genomic window:
- the LOC108226181 gene encoding UDP-glycosyltransferase 91A1, whose protein sequence is MASSKTLHIVMFPWLAFGHLLPFLNLALLIAKRGHKISFISTPRNLQRLPKIPSDLAPLIDFIEIKLPSVADLPMHAEATIDVPFNKVKFLKIAYDRLRDPVARFLESVLPDWILCDFASYWLGPVASELGVRVGWFSVFPASILGFIGPPGKLIDRKGDPVRPEDYTVKPEWVHFETSVAMSMFQILATAPNLEADETENVTDNFRLGTTIRNIDMVAVRSSVEFEPVWLNLVEEIYGKPVVPVGLLPIEEISNHGDDGCWGDIRDWLDKQAEGSVVYVAFGAETKLNQVAVTELALGLELSGLPFFWAFRKQRGSADPEIVELPEGFEERTRGRGMVYMTWVPQNRILRHGSVGGLLFHSGWSSVVEGVQFGKVLVLLPMLGDQGIIATQLEEKKLGLLIPRNELDGRFTREAVAESLKLVMVDEEAGKIYRDKVKEMQSVFGDMDKQDSYVNNLIVHLETHRIARDY, encoded by the coding sequence ATGGCTTCATCTAAAACTCTGCACATTGTAATGTTCCCCTGGCTAGCTTTCGGTCACTTGCTGCCCTTCTTGAACCTGGCCTTGCTCATTGCTAAAAGAGGTCACAAGATTTCTTTTATCTCCACTCCTCGAAACCTCCAACGCCTCCCCAAAATCCCTTCAGATCTCGCACCTCTTATTGATTTTATCGAGATTAAGTTGCCTTCTGTTGCTGATCTTCCCATGCATGCAGAGGCAACTATTGATGTTCCCTTTAACAAGGTCAAGTTCTTGAAAATTGCTTATGATCGTCTTCGAGACCCTGTTGCTCGTTTCCTGGAATCTGTGTTGCCGGATTGGATACTGTGTGATTTTGCTTCTTATTGGCTTGGCCCTGTTGCTTCTGAGTTGGGGGTTCGAGTAGGGTGGTTCAGTGTTTTTCCTGCTTCGATTTTAGGTTTTATAGGCCCGCCAGGGAAATTGATTGATCGTAAAGGTGATCCTGTCAGGCCTGAAGATTACACTGTTAAACCTGAATGGGTGCACTTTGAGACAAGTGTTGCGATGAGTATGTTTCAGATACTAGCAACGGCTCCGAATCTTGAAGCTGATGAAACCGAAAATGTTACTGATAACTTTCGTCTTGGAACCACAATTAGAAACATTGATATGGTGGCAGTAAGAAGTAGCGTTGAGTTTGAGCCCGTGTGGTTGAATTTGGTAGAGGAGATTTATGGGAAGCCTGTGGTTCCTGTTGGATTATTGCCTATTGAGGAGATCAGCAACCATGGGGATGATGGATGTTGGGGTGATATTAGAGATTGGCTTGATAAACAAGCAGAGGGGTCAGTGGTATATGTAGCATTTGGGGCTGAGACAAAACTGAATCAAGTTGCGGTTACTGAGTTAGCTCTTGGTCTGGAGTTGTCTGGATTGCCTTTCTTTTGGGCTTTCAGGAAGCAAAGAGGGTCAGCTGATCCCGAGATAGTTGAGTTGCCTGAAGGTTTTGAAGAGCGGACTAGAGGTCGTGGGATGGTTTACATGACTTGGGTGCCTCAGAACAGGATACTGAGGCATGGCTCGGTTGGGGGTCTGTTGTTTCACTCTGGTTGGAGCTCAGTGGTGGAGGGGGTGCAGTTTGGGAAAGTGCTGGTATTGCTGCCAATGTTGGGTGATCAGGGGATCATTGCTACGCAGCTGGAGGAGAAGAAGTTGGGTCTTCTGATCCCAAGAAACGAGCTAGATGGTCGGTTTACTAGGGAGGCAGTGGCGGAGTCACTTAAGTTGGTGATGGTGGATGAAGAAGCTGGGAAGATTTACAGAGATAAGGTGAAGGAAATGCAAAGTGTTTTCGGTGACATGGATAAGCAAGACTCTTATGTCAATAACTTGATTGTTCATCTAGAAACCCATAGAATTGCAAGAGATTACTGA